From the genome of Chelonoidis abingdonii isolate Lonesome George chromosome 25, CheloAbing_2.0, whole genome shotgun sequence, one region includes:
- the CNR2 gene encoding cannabinoid receptor 2, with the protein METCQISNCSINTINLTCYMVLSSHTQKTGITVLCSIVGILCVLENSLVLLLIFASPKIRRKPSYLLISSLALADVLASIVFVCSFLDFHVLNRTDSSKEIFLLKLGGVNASFTASLGSLLLMAFDRYVCIHRPSEYKVIVTRERAVMAMAVVWIATMFTAFLPLMGWNCCMVNSICSELFPFIDSKYLSSWICLVMILLLCIVYAYVQVLWKAHKHTVYMEKHQTQAGQRNAKMRMDITLAKTLVMVLAIVVTCWSPVLALMTYSLFVSLNDQIRKGFAFCSTLCLVNSMVNPIVYALRSRELRSSLRNTSSRFRKKVSISEITPEADSIQKSTQIETMCDDTVCNTNMNLLKA; encoded by the coding sequence ATGGAGACATGTCAAATATCCAATTGCAGCATAAATACCATAAACCTGACATGTTACATGGTCCTCAGCAGCCACACTCAGAAAACAGGCATAACTGTGCTGTGCTCCATTGTTGGGATTCTGTGTGTTTTGGAAAACTCTTTGGTGTTGTTGCTGATATTTGCTTCCCCTAAGATCAGGAGAAAACCTTCCTACCTCTTGATCAGCAGCCTGGCTCTAGCAGATGTCCTGGCCAGCATTGTATTTGTCTGCAGCTTTCTTGATTTCCATGTCCTCAACAGAACTGATTCCTCTAAAGAGATCTTCTTGCTGAAGCTTGGAGGGGTCAACGCGTCCTTCACCGCGTCCTTGGGCAGCTTGCTGCTGATGGCATTTGACCGCTATGTCTGTATCCATCGGCCATCGGAATACAAGGTCATCGTGACGAGGGAAAGGGCTGTGATGGCTATGGCTGTGGTGTGGATAGCTACCATGTTCACTGCCTTCCTGCCTCTGATGGGGTGGAACTGCTGCATGGTAAACTCAATCTGCTCTGAGCTGTTTCCCTTTATTGATAGCAAGTATCTATCAAGCTGGATCTGCCTGGTAATGATTCTGCTGTTGTGTATAGTGTATGCCTATGTCCAGGTGCTGTGGAAGGCTCATAAGCACACAGTGTACATGGAGAAACACCAAACCCAGGCTGGGCAGCGGAATGCAAAGATGAGGATGGACATCACGCTCGCCAAAACATTAGTGATGGTCCTGGCCATTGTCGTGACATGCTGGTCCCCAGTGCTAGCTCTCATGACGTACAGCCTCTTCGTCAGCCTGAATGATCAGATCAGAAAGGGATTTGCCTTCTGCAGCACCCTCTGCCTGGTGAACTCCATGGTGAATCCCATTGTCTACGCCCTACGAAGCAGGGAGCTGCGCTCCTCTTTGAGGAACACTAGCTCACGGTTCAGGAAGAAGGTGAGCATCTCAGAGATCACCCCGGAAGCAGACAGCATTCAGAAATCCACACAGATAGAAACCATGTGTGATGACACTGTGTGCAACACAAACATGAATCTGCTGAAAGCTTGA